TGATCGAAGCGGTCAGTCGCAATGTCCCCGCTGGTATCGCGGTGTCACAGCCTACCGAGGTCGCTCCGTAGGTCACGACACGCCAGCCCCAATTTCACCGTCCATCAAGCCACCTCTCTGGGCAGCGGAAGGCTAGACGGGGTTGGTAAGGATCTTCGCCGAGACGGGGCCACGGAGAAGCCGATCGTCTCGTCACATTGCTTACTTTCCCAGGTCGTCAAGTGGGGCCTTGCGCGGGACAATGGTCCCACGCTACGCACCACTTTTTCTAACGGTGCGTTCGTGAGCTGGCAGGCAGGGTTTGGAAGCTGGCCTTGGCGTCCGCTGGTTTGACCTCGGGTGTCGGCGATTTCATAGCCACATTGAGCGAGTTGCTCGACTTGCTGTTGGCGACATTCCAGTTCGGTACCCCTGCCGATGGCAAAGCGGTTTCTGGGAGCGAACGGGCACTGGCCGCCTCTCGGCGAATCGTCGTGGTAGTCAAGCCACTGGTGGGTGGTTGAGAACCCGATGCGGCAGCTTGCCATTGACGATAATCAGGTGAGTATCGCTGCGCCAAGCTTTCGGCGGCACTTTCCTTGGCTCCGGGCAGTAGCACGACACTCGTTGAGCCTTGGATTGTTTTGCCCTCTGCTGTCGTGAACGACGCCACAAGTGAGACTCGCGTTTGGTCACCGCCCACTGCATCCCACGGAATCCAAACACTATAAGACGCACCTAGATCAGAGTTGCTGAAGTGACGCGTGAATTGCTCGGGAGTGAATTCGTATCGTTTGACTAAGGGCATCTGGCCTTTCGCCTTGCCTTTGCCCTCGTCGAAGGCATGTACTCTCAGCGTCCCCTCAACTGGGACAGGACGAGATTTCTCATCGTAAAAGAAGACCCGGGCCCCGAAACCCCGTGTGGGAACGCGACCTACCTGGGTCAGCGTGTCGGGAGTCCAGGTCGCCGCGAGCTTCACCGGGTTGGGATAGGGCTCCGGCATGCCATCTTTGGACTTCGACCATGGCATCCGATCGAAAATTGACGTCGCTGGTTTTGTATCGACCATCGAATCCTTGGTGCTGAGAGTTGTGCACCCCGTGACAGTCGCCAGCAGCACACAGCCCAGACTCCCAACGAGCTGGGGAGATCGGGCGACAGGGCGAGCATTCCCAGCAGGCAATTGCTCCCGGTGCGCAACCACGGCCCACACCAAGGCCAACCGACTGGAACTTAAACTTCCACGAGGCGTCGGCGTGGTTTTGCAATTCATTTTTTTCATTGCGGTTTCTTTCGAGTGGCTGTTGGCCCGTAACTGGGGACCCTGGTCCCGAGCGAGCATGTCGGTCTCAAACGGGCCCACGGCCCATCGGTTTGGGGGAGCCCAGTCCGTACGGCTGGGAGTTCTAGAGTCACGAGGAAGGGCCCACGGCCCGGTAGCATGTGAAAATCGGCGAGACATTGCCCCACAGCGGGGCGTCTTGGATCACAGTGCCCTGCGTGCAGGGCACTGTGCATCGTGGAGCGATTGGCCCGGCGAGTCCTTACTCTGGTTTCGCCTTGCTAGGTCCGATCCAGTTGCCCAGTTTGCCTTGGAAGCTCGACCACCGTCGTGGTGGCGTACTCGTTGTTGGCGTGGCGTCGGGCAGTTTCGTCGGTGAGGTTCTTACCGAAGCCGGTGTCGCTGATGTTCTCTGACCGGTAGTCGACGCTCCGTCGGACGGCGAGAAGATACGCGGTTCGGAAGACCTCCCATCGCTTTGCGGCGCGGTCGACTTTGGAGTGGCATCAGGCCGGTTTGTATTCGGATACACCATCTCGGGTGTACTGTTTGGAACCTGCGGGATCTCATCGACTTCGGGCACCCACTGCTGTGACTGACCAGGAACCTGCGAGTTTCCAAACGCATCCGATTGGAATAGTTCCGCGGGTGTCATGATCGATTCACCCGGAGCTAATTCCACGCCAGGTGGCAGGCCAGAGCCCTGCGGCAGTTCCCCGTCGTGTCGCATTTCGGCGTCGGAGGGAATCATGCCACCATGAATCATGTGGTTCGGGTAGATCGGTGGTACCGTTCGACCTGCTGAGTTCGTCGGCATGTCGGCGGCTGGGAAAACGTCTACCGTTGGTTGGATATCGGGGAAAATGGTCGGCCCAATCGCGGGACCCCACAGACCATGTCCGCCCGAGAGTCCTTCGTTACCGTGTGCCTCGACCACATCGGCCAAGCACCAGCTCATGCGATTGGACTCTTCGACCTTGACGTATTCGAGATCTTCGTCACCAGTCACAAGTGTGGGCGTCATGATCACGAGCAATTCGTTGCGTTCTTCCTGCTCGGAATCGTATCGGAAGAACACGCCCAGCAAAGGAATGGATGATAGGTACGGCACCCGCCTGGTCGTGTTGGAGCGTACCTTTTGGATCAATCCACCAAACACAACGGTCTGTCCATCAAAGGCTGTGATAGTCGATCGGGCTACACTCTGGTCAATCGCCGGAACGAAGATGTCTGCACCCGCACTTGTCGTCCCGATAACCTGACCAGTCGTAAAGTTCACGTTCTTGCGACTGGCGTCAATGTCCATGATGATCAAACCATCGGCACCGACTCGCGGGGTGACTTGGAGCGTGATCCCGACGTCGATGTCTTCGATACCAATCTGCGTGTTGAATTGGGTGGCGACGACTTCGGTTGGTCGCGGAAACGATTGGCCAACGTTGATGAATCCGGTGGTGTTATCCACCGTCATGACCTGCGGGCGACTGAGCACTTGCAACCGGTTTGCCAGCTGAAGGGTACGCAAGAACAGGCTGATGGAATCGCTGGCGGCGGAGAAGGCAAATCCTTGCGCGCTACCGGCATTCATCAACTGGCTCGTAGCAAGTCCAAAACTCGTGACACCTTGGGACGCGAGCGTATCCCGACCAGCGGAGTTGCGGTTAGGCAAACCGTTGTTGTTGAAATTAAAGCCGGGAATTGAATTGGGGCCGGTGCCAGCGGTATTTGCAGCAATTCCTCGGTCGAAGAGCAAGGAATCTTGCAGCCCGACCTCACCGCCAATTTCGAATCCATCACTTAGTCTGACTTCCGCGATCAATGTCTTGATCAACACCATCGGTGGGCGACGGTCGAGGCGGTCGATCAATTGACGAACTTCCTCGTAGAGTCGCGGCGAAACGCTTAGCAACAGGCTGTTGGTTTGGTTTTCAGGAACGACGATCAAATCTCGGTCTGGCAGATCGTACGGACCTGTGTTTTGTTGCAACTGAGGAATAATATTCTGCGACTGTTGCCGAGCGGTTACGTAACTCGTGATCGCAGTGGCGATGTTTTCAGCGATTTGATGCTTCAGCCAGATTACTTCGGTAATCCGCTCGGCAAACCCAGTGCTGTCGAGTCGCAGCAAGATGCTCTCGACGACTTCGAGATCTTCAGCAGATCCGCTAGCGATAATGCTGTTGGTGCGAGCATCTGTGGAGAACCTTAACCCCACGAGGGCACTGTCACCGGCCGACAGCGATGTCAGCCCAGCTTGGTTGCCCGCACCAACGCTCGTTCCTGCGGTACCCGCATCGGTACCAAACAGGTTTTGTAACGCGGTCGTTAGTTGCGTGGCATCGCCATTTTCGACCGTGAAGACTTTCACGAGCGAATCCACGCCTGCAGGCTGGTCGAGCTGGCGAATCAATTCGGCGATCAACTGCATCCCTTCGCTAGGGGCACGAACTACGATGGCATTGGAGTTGTTGTCCGCCGTCACAACGGTGCCACTGAGAACACCGGAGTTCAGCACGGAGTTGCCTGCTTGACCAAGAGCGACCATGGATAGAGTTGACGTTTTCGGAGTCGTGCCTTCTGGCACGTTCTCGGGCTCAGCGGTGACGGCATCCTGCAGCACAACGGCGAGATCTTCGGCGCGGGCATTTCGTAGTGGGAAAATACGAATCTGGCTCGTCGCTGCCGCTTGGGAAACATCGAGTTCGTCGACCAAGCGAGTCACCTCCGCGAGATCGCGGGGCGAAGCCGCGACGACGAGCGAGTTGGTGCGTTGGTCCGCCCGCACGCGGACGCGGACTCCCAGGCCTGGACGCTGATCGGAATCTTCACCGGGTTGATTGGTGAAGAACTCGCGAATGCTGGTTTCCACATCGAGAGCCGACGCATGCTTGAGTCGGAAAACACGCAACTTGTCCGTGTCGGGGATCGGTTGATCAATTTTGTCGACGAGGTCCATGACTGCTTTAATCGCTTCAGCTCGTCCGATCAGCAACAGAGCATTGGGGGCGTCAAGAGAGGTGATGCTGACATCACCCTGACGAGCCGACAGCACGTCTTCGTACAGCTGTTGGAGCAACGCGGCGACGGCATTGGAGTCGGCATATTCCAACTCACGCACTTCAATCTGCGGCTGAGTGATCTTGGCTTGGGCCTCGATCTCGGCGATGACCTGTTTGATCCGTTCGACGTCTCGCTTGGCACCTTTGATAATGATCAAACCGGAATCGGGGACAATTTGAATGTCGGTGTCTCCAATCACGCCACCCTCGGCGTCCTCTGCCGCTGCGTCTGCGACGGCTGCGGCAACATCAGCCGACGGAGTTGGGATCTCTTCTTCGACGACTTCGTCACTGTCCCCCGCATTCTGCATGAAAGCAGCCGTGCGGAAGTTTGCTTGGTTGCGCATCCCAGCGGGTCGATTGAGCTGTTGTTCCTGCTCGGGAGTGGCTTTGCGGTCGAGAGCCTCGAGGAGCCGGATAGCGCGTTGGACGGGGCCGACCTCGGCGTGGACAAGCCGCAGCACTTCTGTCTGCTCGTCGTTGAATCGCACGGGTTGGTCAATTGCGGTGAAGACCCGCTGCCAGACTGTTTGTGAGCGTTGCGCCGCCGTCAGCGTCACTGAGTCGATGCGACGATCGACATCGACCTGCGTCGGCGCGGTCGCTTTGCCAAGGCGAATTTGAAAGGTTGCCCGCTCGCCGCTACGGCTGGTTGTGACGGGGACATTGCCACCTGCTATCGCACGCAGGAGATCCTCGGCTTCTCGCCAACTGATGTGTTGCAGTTGGATCTTCACTGTGGTTCGCTCACCCGCTTCCAGAACGGTGGACTGCAAGTGTTTGGTCAACTTCGCTGCATCATCAGCGATCTTGTCCTGAAGCGAGGGGGGAGCCATGACGAGAATGGCACCGCCGCCTCGATCGTCCGCCGTAATGCTGACACCCACTTCGCTGTGATACCGGAGGCTCAGTCGAGTAGCAATCGGATCGACGAGTTCAATGGGGACCGCGACCTGCCGCAGTTCCGGAGCGTCAAGCCGATCGCCGAACGCCGCGGGCATCGAAATGCCGCTGGACGCAATCGCGATCAGCAATACCGTAGCCACCCAACGATTGGACTGGTTAGCTAAAAGTCTTATTCTGTTAAACATGCGGTTGATCTCTGGGCCAAGTACCCTGCGTGGGAATCGAAAACGAACGGCTCCCGCGGCAACGCAGTGGGGGTAGTTTCCGTACAACTGCTTCCATCGTCACAACCGGACCGCATTCTTGAGTCCTTGTGGTCGCGATCGAAATGCATCTCGCTACAATGTTCGACGGGTGGCTACATCCCTGGGGTCACAGCAAGCGATTTTCCCATGAGAACCGCGACACCGACCTTGCGAAATGGAGAGGTGCCAGGCGGTACCGTGATCGATGTCGAAGACCCCGATATCGATGGAATCTGCTGTCCGCTGGAACGGGTTGAGGAATGATTTGTTCACTGCCCACGGCGACCGTCGTGTGGCTCACTCCGATCACGCGCTGGGGCGTGTGAAGATGGTTACTACCCTCCGAATGGAAATCCGCTTCGATAGCGCTGCAGCATGAATAGCGAAACCGTTCAAGAAGCCCCACTCGAGCCACTTCACGAGGTGCCGGTGGGAGTGGCATTACAGGGGTCACCTCCCATTCAGCCCGATCAGGAGTGGGCGAATGCCTTGACCCACGGGATCGCCACGGTCGTTTGGTTGGGGCTGTCGGTGTGGCTGGTGACACGAGCGTCACAAATCAGTGCCGGCCTGGCGATCGCCTGTGCCGCCTATGGAGCGAGCTGCATCGGCACGTTCTTGTGCTCGACGTTGTCCCACACTTTTCTCGAACGCCCGAGATTAGACCGCTACCGAGCCTGGGACCAAGCCATGATCTATTTGATGATCATTGGCACGTACACGCCGATCACCTACCAAATGGCAATTCCGCAGTACCGGCTGCCGTTGCTTGCGGTGATGTGGGGGTTCGCATTGTGGGGATTTGTCAACAAAGCGATTTTGAACCACCGCATTCATTCCATCAGCACGATTTCCTATCTGATGCTGGGGTGGCTACCCGCCATTCCACTCTATGGTCGCATCTCGATGGCGCTTTTCGGCTACGTGCTCGCCGGGGGCGTGATCTACAGTCTAGGGGTCCTGTTTTTGATTAATGATAGCCGCGTCAAGTACTTTCACGCGGTGTGGCATTTGTTCGTATTGACAGCTTCGATTGTGCACTTCGTCGGGATTACAAAATACGTGGTTATGGTACCGACATAGAACCGAGCGAGGCATCTTCGTTGCCATGTACGTTGTAAAAATTGCCTGATGCATTGTTGTCGCGGCCTGCAGGACGAGCCGTCAAGCCGCTCGATCTCTGTCTAAAAACCCATGTCGCGGGGGTCCGTCAACCCGTCGGCCATCCGCCGCAGGGCCTCGGTTTCGATTTGACGGACTCGTTCTCGCGTCAGACCCAATTCTGCGCCGATCTCCTTGAGTGTCATTGGCTCGACACCATCGAGTCCAAAGCGAAGTTTCAAGACGGTCGCATCCCGCGGATCGAGATTATCTAACAGGCTCATCGCGTGTTTCAGGATGTCGTGATCGAGCATTGCCTCGTCGGGCGACTTCACGCGCTCGTCCATCACCATGTCGCCGAGCGACCATCCTGAATCGGTCTGGTCACTCTGCGGAGTTGCGTTGTTGATTTTAATCGCCTTGCGGATGATCGGCAGCTTCTTTTTAGGTAGGCCGAGCATGCGGGCGACTTCCTCGTTGGTCGGCGTGCGACGGAGTTCTTCATTGAGTCGCGCCGTCCCCCGCCGCCATTTACTGAGTAACTCGACCATGTAGGCGGGAATTCGGATCGTTTTGGCACTATTGATCAGCGATCGCTTAATCGCCTGCTTAATCCAGTAGCTCGCGTAGGTGCTAAAACGTGTTCCATGCACCGGATCGAAGCCTTCGACGGCCCGTAGTAGCCCGAGATTGCCTTCCTCGATGAGATCTTGCAGACCCAAGCCCTTGCCGGTATAGCCCCGTGAGATGTTGACGACCAATCGCAGATTGGCGCGCACCATCCTATCACGTGCCATCACATCGCCACGGGCAATCTGCGTCGCCAGCTCCGTCTCTTCCTGGGCAGACAGCAGCGGGGTTTCGTTGATCTCGCGGAGATAAATCTCCAGCGGAGACTGGGCTGCTTGGCCATGGTCGACGGTGGGTTTGCGACTTCGTGATTTCAACAAGGCGACTTCGCCTTGTTCCAGTTGCTCTGTAAAGCTCATCTCGTGCGGTCCGATCAAATAGGAGGTGCTCAGCAGGCAGGGGAGGCGCTGCGGGAGCAAGAGGGAGGGTCACTTTGGATGTCGTCCATTTGCTTGGCTTCGGTCGAGGCTTTGAGAATTTGATCGCGTCGTACGGGTTTTTCCGGATATGAGCAGCCGTGAAGCTGGGCAAGTTGGATGCTGTCTCAATCTCTGTTGCATTCTCATGAGCGATTCATCTACAAGCATTGGATCGACCGCAATTGTTCATCTCCTATCCAGCCATCGGGCCTGCCATGCCCCCTTTTTCCAGATTGCCGCTTGCACACCTCCTGGTTGTTGTGATCGTCGTGATCGGTGCTGCGCCCCAGGCGTGGGGGCAGCAGCTTACTCAGTCGCAAATTGACGAGGCGATGCAGCTACAGCTGCCGACCGACCCTGCGGCCGTTATCGCGATTGTCGGTGAAAGCAGCATCCTCTTGGGTGAAATCAATCCAAAGATCGAAGCTCGCATCCAAGAGGTGGTCACCACAGCGGCGCAAGAAATTCCCAAAGACCAGATTCACTTCGCACGCGTGAGGATGATCCGCGGGTTGCTGGCACAGACAATCCAGAATCGTATGATGCGAGAGTCGTTCCTGCTCGATCAGGTCGCCACGCAAACCGCGGAAAAACGTCGCGAAGCAGACGCGAAGATGCAGGCCCAAGCCAGGCAGATGTTCTTCGAGTCCGAGGTGCCCGATCTGCGTAAGAAGTACGACGCCGAGTCGACGGCACAGCTCGATGAGAAATTGCACGAGGAGGCGAGTTCTCTGGCCGCACGTGAGCGCGAGTTTATCGACCAGATGCTTGGGCACGTCTACCTACAGCAGAAAGTGGATCGGGATCCGCCCATCGCACTTTCGGAAATTCATGAATATTACATCATTCATCGCGATGATTTTTACAACAAGTCCCGCGCAAAATGGGAGCAGATCACAGTCAAGTTTGAGAACTTCGCCAACAAAAAAACTGCTTACGACGCGATCTGGAATATGGGCCGGGAGGCTTTTTTTGGCGGTAACATGCAAGCGATCGCTCGCGAGAAAAGCCAGGAGCCCTTTGCGAGCGATGGGGGGGTGCATGACTGGACAAATCAGGGCGCATTAGCTTCACAAGTCCTCGACGAGCAGATTTTCTCGCTCCCCACGGGGGCCATGAGCCAGATCATTGAAGATGTTGATGCCTATCACATCGTCCGGGTCACCGCGCGCGAAGATGCCGGAGTCACCCCGCTCGCTGATGTCCAGGAGGATATCCGCCAAATTTTGCGTGGTGAGAAGATTGCCAAGGCGCAGACTGAGGCATTGAAAGAAATCAGTCGCCGTGTCCCAGTCTGGACTTTGTTTCCAGAGGATATTCCAGGCGCGAAACCGTTGCCCCAAATCGCCGCTCGTCCATTCAATCGCCAATGAGTTCGCCATCGTCGATCAGCAACCGGCTAGCTCGCTATGGAACGTCTCAGTGGACGCGCCGGAGCGTTCTGGCGGCGATATTGACGGCCGCAGTGATGCCTGCAGGTTGTGGTTCACTTGCGTACCGATTAACCAGCGATGTGCCGGAGCAATACGTTCCTAATCCGCTTGATCTGCCCGCCGTAGCCGATGACTTTCTGTGGCTACAGGTAGTCGACACGCTCGACGACTATTTTCGGATCGCGCGGCAACAGCCCGTCGTAAACAGTCGCGGGCTCGTGCTCGAAGGCAAGATTGAAACAAGCTATAAGGTCGCTGGCTCAATCTTTCAGCCATGGCAGAAGGATAACACCACGGGGTTCGAGCGGCTGCAGAGCACGCTGCAAACGATCCGGCGTCGAGCCATCGTAACGGTGCGTCCGGTCACCTCGGGGTATAGCGTCGAGGTCATCGTTCAGAAAGATCTCGAGGACACTGATCGCACTCAGCACGCGACCGAATCGATCATCGGTGCCCAGCAAGGTGAGGCGCGAACCAACCGTGCTGACACATTTGGTGAGAGTCCCCAAACGCTCGGTTGGATCCCGTTAGGACGGGATACCTCGCTCGAGCAAGCCATCTTGAAAGACATTTTTGGGCGGGTCACGCAGCCCGACGGGTGATCTCTCCACCAAGGTGGACGTCTCACTGGCGGCAGGCGAACAGGGTTTCGCCGACTGCGGATGTTCGTCCCGCACCGTTGGGCATCCCGCCCTCGATAATGGCCGAGGGGGGCGGCTGAGCATGCAGATGGGCGTTCTCCAAGGCAGCTGCAAGGGCTTGCGTGCAACATGCGACTACATGCACGGTACCTCACTGCGTGGGAAAGGCTAAAACGCCTCGTTACGCGGGCTTTTATAACGAGTTGCCGTCAATCGGTTGCGCCTGCGACAACTTGGCACAGCGCGTGCAACTCGTCGACCTCATCAGGACATCACCAATGGTGTCTCCCGCCTATCTGTAACGAATGAGGTTAAAACGAATGTCACGCATCAGCCAAACACTTTCACTGATCACTGCCTTGATCTCCGGTGGCATCTACGACACTGTCGAAGCGAGTCGCGTCAACTCACTCGAGACAAACGCGTCCATGGTGCGAGCAGTCGACACGAGTGAAGAGGATCTGCGGATCATGATCGAGGCTCGCATCGCTGTGGGTAACGATCTTCGTAAGCGGTAGTTCCCTCACAAGACGGAGGTTTTGCGTATTGCCGCGAGCCCGCATTGCCACTGGGAACGGTGCCAGGCGACGATCGCTTTTGAATCACTTGCTAGCGATGTGGTATACTTCAGATTGATTACACCCGTCACCCCGTGTGGACTCGACCTGGAGCGGAACACCACCGCGACTCATCATGAGCGATCGATTGAAAATTGCCGGCATCAATTTCGACCACTTTCATATGGGCGACCTGCTGCGGATGGCCCACGAACATCGAGACGTGGAACTGGTAGGAATTTGTGACGAAACGCCCGCGCGGATGCAGGCTGCGTGCGAAGCATTTGAAATTGCCGACGACAAGGTTTTTACGGATTATCGGCGACTGCTCGAAGCAACCGAGCCGGACCTTGCCATTCTGTGTCCCGCTGCCTCGACGCATGGGGAGTGGGTCGAGCGTGTTGCGCCATTTGGATGTGACATTCTCATCGAGAAACCCTTTGCCGCTTCGCTGTCCGAAGCTGATCGGATGATCGCTGCTTGCCAAGCATCCGGCAGTCGTTTGGCGATCAATTGGCCGCTGGCCTGGATGCCCTGTCATCGTACTGCGAAGAGGTACGTGGATGAGGGGCATATTGGGGATGTTTTGGAAGTCCACTACTACGGTGGAAATCGAGGACCGCTGTGTCATGGTGCTGACAAGATCGAGCGTACTCCTGCTGAAATCGCGAAAGAGAAATCGGAGAGTTGGTTCTACAAGAAGAGCCAAGGTGGCGGTTCGCTCCTCGACTATCTCGGCTACGGAACCACTCTGGGAACATGGTTTATGGATGGCAGAAGGCCACTTGAGATCACGACCATGGTCGATGCAGAGGAAGGCCTGGAGGTAGATGAGCACAGCATCACGATTGCGAAATACGAGACTGGGCTATCTAAGTTTGAGACCCGCTGGGGGACCTATACCGACCCCTGGACAAACCAGCCGCAACCGAAAACGGGTTTCGTTCTGGTCGGAACTCGCGGCACGATCGCCAGCTACGATTACGACAACCGAATTCATTGGCAGAATGAGTGGTGCCCCGCTGGCGAATGGGAGGAGGCTGATACGTTGGTGGCACCTTTTCAGAATCCGGTGCAGTACATGGTCGACGTTATCCGCAACGACAAGCCGATTGAGGGACCGCTATCCATCGAAATTAGCCGGATTGGACAACAGATCGTCGATGCTGCCGTGCTCAGTGCTAGCCAACGCAAAACGGTGGGCTTAGTCGAGCGAGAATGATCCAGTGGGGAGGCAGCTCGCCTTCGAGATCTGAAATTTGCCTAGGTCCGCTCGGTTTTCACGTGAGCCGTGCCTTACACGCGCTGGACGGCGCGCAGCCGCACATACGCCAGGGGGGCTACGACCAGCAGAGGCAGCCATGCGGCCAGCCCCGGGGAGAGCATCGTGCCGCTGCCGCCGAGGGCGCCGGCAAGTGTTTTCAGGGCGAAGAACCCGAGCACGAGGCCCACGGCCGAACCGATCAATACAAAAATCTTACGCCCACGAGTGTTCACCACCAGTGGCAAGACCAGCATCACCAGGGCGAAATCCAGGGGGGCACGCACGATCCGCTCATGCACCTGGGTCTGCAGTGCCAAACTGCTGTGGACAGCGGGGTTGCGAATGCGACCACTCAGTTCCCAAACCGACGCGAGGCGAGTCGCGGTATCTTGCGTTTGCAGCATGTTCGGATGGACTGTCGTCGCGACAAAACATTCGTCCGCAGCAAGCCACTTTTGGTCGGCGGAGGTCAGTAGGATCGGCTGTCCATTGCGGCTCGCTGAGGCAATTGTACCGATCGCCTCGGGGCGTTTGACGCCACGCAGCAAATAGCCAGATACCGGCGAACCACCATCATCGGGATGCGCGTCCATCCACTGGGCCTCTTGGGCGATCAAGATGTCCCCGAATCCTTCGTACTCGCTATCGATCCGAAAGTTTGGTTTGACGATTTTGCGGGCTTTCGTCTGCAGTTGTGAACCCTCGATCAAGATTCCCGCGAATCGGTCGAAGGTAGGGCGGACGGCTTGTTCGATCTCCCCGTTGAGATCTTCCGCCTTCATTGTCAACGAGCTTCGGAAACGTGGAATGACAAACTCTCGGCACACCAACTGCGCTGAGATAATCACCAGGGAGGCGATCACCATGGGGCGGAAAATCCGTCCGTGCGAAATGCCTGCTGAGAGTGTGGCAGTTAACTCGCCGGTACGTCTTAGCCAGCCCACGGTGAAGAGAAACGACATCAGCGTGATAATCGCACCCGTCATGTCGAAGAGTAAAAT
This genomic window from Allorhodopirellula heiligendammensis contains:
- a CDS encoding secretin N-terminal domain-containing protein; this translates as MFNRIRLLANQSNRWVATVLLIAIASSGISMPAAFGDRLDAPELRQVAVPIELVDPIATRLSLRYHSEVGVSITADDRGGGAILVMAPPSLQDKIADDAAKLTKHLQSTVLEAGERTTVKIQLQHISWREAEDLLRAIAGGNVPVTTSRSGERATFQIRLGKATAPTQVDVDRRIDSVTLTAAQRSQTVWQRVFTAIDQPVRFNDEQTEVLRLVHAEVGPVQRAIRLLEALDRKATPEQEQQLNRPAGMRNQANFRTAAFMQNAGDSDEVVEEEIPTPSADVAAAVADAAAEDAEGGVIGDTDIQIVPDSGLIIIKGAKRDVERIKQVIAEIEAQAKITQPQIEVRELEYADSNAVAALLQQLYEDVLSARQGDVSITSLDAPNALLLIGRAEAIKAVMDLVDKIDQPIPDTDKLRVFRLKHASALDVETSIREFFTNQPGEDSDQRPGLGVRVRVRADQRTNSLVVAASPRDLAEVTRLVDELDVSQAAATSQIRIFPLRNARAEDLAVVLQDAVTAEPENVPEGTTPKTSTLSMVALGQAGNSVLNSGVLSGTVVTADNNSNAIVVRAPSEGMQLIAELIRQLDQPAGVDSLVKVFTVENGDATQLTTALQNLFGTDAGTAGTSVGAGNQAGLTSLSAGDSALVGLRFSTDARTNSIIASGSAEDLEVVESILLRLDSTGFAERITEVIWLKHQIAENIATAITSYVTARQQSQNIIPQLQQNTGPYDLPDRDLIVVPENQTNSLLLSVSPRLYEEVRQLIDRLDRRPPMVLIKTLIAEVRLSDGFEIGGEVGLQDSLLFDRGIAANTAGTGPNSIPGFNFNNNGLPNRNSAGRDTLASQGVTSFGLATSQLMNAGSAQGFAFSAASDSISLFLRTLQLANRLQVLSRPQVMTVDNTTGFINVGQSFPRPTEVVATQFNTQIGIEDIDVGITLQVTPRVGADGLIIMDIDASRKNVNFTTGQVIGTTSAGADIFVPAIDQSVARSTITAFDGQTVVFGGLIQKVRSNTTRRVPYLSSIPLLGVFFRYDSEQEERNELLVIMTPTLVTGDEDLEYVKVEESNRMSWCLADVVEAHGNEGLSGGHGLWGPAIGPTIFPDIQPTVDVFPAADMPTNSAGRTVPPIYPNHMIHGGMIPSDAEMRHDGELPQGSGLPPGVELAPGESIMTPAELFQSDAFGNSQVPGQSQQWVPEVDEIPQVPNSTPEMVYPNTNRPDATPKSTAPQSDGRSSEPRIFSPSDGASTTGQRTSATPASVRTSPTKLPDATPTTSTPPRRWSSFQGKLGNWIGPSKAKPE
- the trhA gene encoding PAQR family membrane homeostasis protein TrhA, with the translated sequence MNSETVQEAPLEPLHEVPVGVALQGSPPIQPDQEWANALTHGIATVVWLGLSVWLVTRASQISAGLAIACAAYGASCIGTFLCSTLSHTFLERPRLDRYRAWDQAMIYLMIIGTYTPITYQMAIPQYRLPLLAVMWGFALWGFVNKAILNHRIHSISTISYLMLGWLPAIPLYGRISMALFGYVLAGGVIYSLGVLFLINDSRVKYFHAVWHLFVLTASIVHFVGITKYVVMVPT
- a CDS encoding sigma-70 family RNA polymerase sigma factor, encoding MSFTEQLEQGEVALLKSRSRKPTVDHGQAAQSPLEIYLREINETPLLSAQEETELATQIARGDVMARDRMVRANLRLVVNISRGYTGKGLGLQDLIEEGNLGLLRAVEGFDPVHGTRFSTYASYWIKQAIKRSLINSAKTIRIPAYMVELLSKWRRGTARLNEELRRTPTNEEVARMLGLPKKKLPIIRKAIKINNATPQSDQTDSGWSLGDMVMDERVKSPDEAMLDHDILKHAMSLLDNLDPRDATVLKLRFGLDGVEPMTLKEIGAELGLTRERVRQIETEALRRMADGLTDPRDMGF
- a CDS encoding peptidylprolyl isomerase, with the translated sequence MPPFSRLPLAHLLVVVIVVIGAAPQAWGQQLTQSQIDEAMQLQLPTDPAAVIAIVGESSILLGEINPKIEARIQEVVTTAAQEIPKDQIHFARVRMIRGLLAQTIQNRMMRESFLLDQVATQTAEKRREADAKMQAQARQMFFESEVPDLRKKYDAESTAQLDEKLHEEASSLAAREREFIDQMLGHVYLQQKVDRDPPIALSEIHEYYIIHRDDFYNKSRAKWEQITVKFENFANKKTAYDAIWNMGREAFFGGNMQAIAREKSQEPFASDGGVHDWTNQGALASQVLDEQIFSLPTGAMSQIIEDVDAYHIVRVTAREDAGVTPLADVQEDIRQILRGEKIAKAQTEALKEISRRVPVWTLFPEDIPGAKPLPQIAARPFNRQ
- a CDS encoding Gfo/Idh/MocA family protein → MSDRLKIAGINFDHFHMGDLLRMAHEHRDVELVGICDETPARMQAACEAFEIADDKVFTDYRRLLEATEPDLAILCPAASTHGEWVERVAPFGCDILIEKPFAASLSEADRMIAACQASGSRLAINWPLAWMPCHRTAKRYVDEGHIGDVLEVHYYGGNRGPLCHGADKIERTPAEIAKEKSESWFYKKSQGGGSLLDYLGYGTTLGTWFMDGRRPLEITTMVDAEEGLEVDEHSITIAKYETGLSKFETRWGTYTDPWTNQPQPKTGFVLVGTRGTIASYDYDNRIHWQNEWCPAGEWEEADTLVAPFQNPVQYMVDVIRNDKPIEGPLSIEISRIGQQIVDAAVLSASQRKTVGLVERE
- a CDS encoding LptF/LptG family permease; amino-acid sequence: MTKIDRYILILFLRTVMVCFLSLAGIFIVFHAFTAFEDLVAQTRSGESLPSVLGRFYGPYLILLFDMTGAIITLMSFLFTVGWLRRTGELTATLSAGISHGRIFRPMVIASLVIISAQLVCREFVIPRFRSSLTMKAEDLNGEIEQAVRPTFDRFAGILIEGSQLQTKARKIVKPNFRIDSEYEGFGDILIAQEAQWMDAHPDDGGSPVSGYLLRGVKRPEAIGTIASASRNGQPILLTSADQKWLAADECFVATTVHPNMLQTQDTATRLASVWELSGRIRNPAVHSSLALQTQVHERIVRAPLDFALVMLVLPLVVNTRGRKIFVLIGSAVGLVLGFFALKTLAGALGGSGTMLSPGLAAWLPLLVVAPLAYVRLRAVQRV